In a single window of the Streptacidiphilus sp. P02-A3a genome:
- a CDS encoding pyridoxamine 5'-phosphate oxidase family protein has protein sequence MSTWSETEAVAPELAAAVRGRFEAHGMGLMATLRRDGSPRISGIEPLFALGELWLGLMPDSLKGADLRRDPRLALHSATEDKDVKEGDAKISGRAVEVLTEGGRQDYLDALSAATGFEPDDCQVFRVDVTGLSLVQPVDDHLDVHSWREGGEVRLVQRS, from the coding sequence ATGAGTACCTGGAGTGAGACCGAAGCGGTCGCGCCGGAGCTCGCCGCCGCGGTGCGCGGTCGGTTCGAGGCGCACGGAATGGGCCTGATGGCCACCCTGCGGCGGGACGGCTCGCCGCGGATCAGCGGGATCGAGCCGCTGTTCGCCCTCGGCGAGCTGTGGCTGGGGCTGATGCCCGACTCGCTCAAGGGCGCGGATCTGCGCCGAGATCCCAGGCTGGCGCTGCACAGCGCCACCGAGGACAAGGACGTGAAGGAGGGCGACGCGAAGATCTCCGGGCGGGCGGTGGAGGTGCTCACCGAGGGCGGCCGCCAGGACTACCTGGACGCGCTGAGCGCGGCCACCGGCTTCGAGCCGGACGACTGCCAGGTGTTCCGGGTGGACGTCACCGGGCTCTCGCTCGTCCAGCCGGTGGACGACCACCTCGACGTGCACTCCTGGCGGGAGGGGGGTGAGGTCAGGCTGGTCCAGCGGAGCTGA